Part of the Leptolyngbya sp. BL0902 genome, TCAACAGCATTGCCCATCTGGATGAAGCCGTGAAGGTGGCAGATCGTATCCATGAGGTGCTCCAGGTTCCGGTGCTGCTAGAGGGGCGCGAAGTCTTTATTAGTGCCAGTGTGGGGGTGTCGTCTAACCTCACGGGTTCGGTGGATGCTGTGGACTTTCTGCGCGATGCCGACACCGCCATGTATCAGGCAAAACACAATGGCCGAGGCCGATCCGCCCTGTTTGACCCGCACATGTACGAAGAGGTAGCCACCCAGCTCACCCTAGAGAACGACTTGCAACGCGCCCTAGAGCGGGGGGAACTAACCCTAAAGTATCAGCCCATTGTGAATCTGGCCACAGCCCAGGTGGTGGGCTTTGAGGCCCTGCTACGGTGGCACCATCCCCGTTGGGGCTACATTGCGCCGAGTACCTTCATTCCCCTGGCGGAGGAAAATGGGTTGATTCTGCCCATTGGCGAATGGACACAAAAAACCGCCTGCCATCAGCTTCAGCAGTGGCGACAGGTCTTTCCCCAGGCCCAGCATTGGATGGTGAGCGTGAACCTATCGGTGAAGCAGTTTGCCAACCCCAACCTGGTTGCCAGCATTGATGAAGCCCTTGCCTCCGCTGGCCTCTGCCATGGCGACCTGCGCCTGGAAATTACCGAAAGCGCCCTGATTGAAAACCCTGAAACCGCCGAATCGCTACTGGCCGACCTTCAGGAACGGGGCCTGCAAATCTGCATCGATGACTTCGGAACTGGATATTCCTCCCTCAGCATGGTGCATCGCTTCCCGGTGCAAATCCTCAAAATTGACCGTTCCTTCACCAACCGCCTAGGGGATGATCCTCGCGGGGTGGCCATGGTGCAGTCTATCCTGGCCCTGGCCCACAGCCTGGGCATGACCGCCATTGCCGAGGGCATCGAAACGGCGACCCAGTGGCAGGAACTTCAGCACCTGGGCTGCGCCTATGGCCAGGGCTACTACATTGCCCAGCCCTTGGCCGAGGACGACATTGAAGCCTTCGTGCAAGGCTGGCCCAGGGATCCCCTCGGTGGGAATGACACCCAGACTACATGACCATTTAGGCAACTGTGCGTATACTGAGGGCACTTTACTGCATCTCGTCCTTGGTTATGGATCCGTTTAGCCGTCGTACCAAAATTGTGGCCACCATTGGCCCCGCCAGCAGCTCCAAGGCCACTCTCAAGCGCATGATTGAGGCTGGCATGAACGTGGCCCGCCTCAACTTTTCCCACGGCAGCTACGAAGACCACGCCCGCATGATTGCCCTGCTGCGGGAGGTCTCGGCAGAACACGACACCCCCATCACCTTGCTCCAAGACCTGCAAGGGCCAAAAATTCGCGTTGGGAACCTGCCCGATGGGGCGATCCATCTTCAGGAGGGGCTGACCGTGGATCTGGTGCCCCTGGCGGAGGCGGAAAACTTCCCCGGCAGCGTCGGCATTGACTATCCCTACCTAGCCGACGAAGCCAAGGTTGGTATGCAGGTGCTGCTGGATGATGGCCTGCTGGAACTGGAGGTGGAGGACGTAGTTCCGCCCAAAATCACCTGCCGCATCATCCAGGGCGGGCCGCTGAAAAGCCGTAAGGGAGTAAACCTGCCCGACCTCAATCTGCAACTGCCCTCCCTCACCGAAAAAGACAAGCAGGACGTGGAGTTTGGCGTTTCCCAGGGCGTTGATATCATCTCCCTCAGCTTTGTGCGGCAGGCGGCGGATATTTTGGCCCTGAAGGCGCTACTGGCAGCCAAGGGCGGCGCAGACATCCCGGTGCTGGCCAAAATTGAAAAACCCCAGGCCATGAAGAACCTCGATGAAATTCTCTCGGTGGTAGACGCCATCATGGTGGCGCGGGGCGATTTGGGGGTGGAAATGCGGGCGGAGCGGGTGCCTCTGCTGCAAAAGCGCATCATCCGGGAATGCAAGGAGCGCAACATCCCGGTGATCACCGCCACCCAAATGCTGGAGAGCATGATCCATAATCCCCGCCCTACCCGCGCCGAGGCCAGCGACGTGGCCAACGCCATTATCGACGGCACCGATGCGGTGATGCTGTCGGGGGAATCCGCCGTGGGAGATTTTCCGGTGCAGGCGGTGCAAATGCTGGCCCGCATTGCCCGCGATGTTGAGAAGGAGCTCGCGTTTATCAACACCCCCGCCTTCAAAGATGACGAAACCCATGCCCTCGGCGAAGCCCTCAACGTCATTGACGATACCCTCAATCTGCGGGCTATTGTCTGTTTTACTGAAACTGGATACACCGCTAAAATTGCCGCCGGAGAACGGCCCAAAGCCCCCGTGGTGGCCTTTACCCCCAACGACAAGGTTTACCACCACATGAACCTCATTTGGGGTGTCCATCCCCTGCTGATCGACTCGCCGCCCCCCACCTTTGAAGCCATGGCCGAAACCGCCGAAACCACCCTCAAACATCGCAACCTAGCTAAGCCGGGGGATAAATTGCTGATTATGGGCGGCATTCCGGCCAAAATTTCCCAGGGCACCAACTTCCTCAAAATCCACACCGTCCACAGTGATTAGTCCACAGTGGCTCATGGGTAAATTTGTTCACGGATAACGCTACGAACTCGCTCACAGCCCCATTCGCCAGGTGGTCAGAAGTCGCTATCCTAGAGAAGCTGACTGAACCCTAGAACGGCGGAACCCTGAATTTCCATGGCGATTGAACCGATTCACGTAATTGGCGGCGGGCTGGCAGGCACCGAAGCCACCTGGCAGATTGCCCAGGCCGGGGTGCCCGTGGTGCTCCACGAAATGCGGCCCCAGCGCACCTCTCCGGCCCACCACAGCGAGGAGGTGGCAGAACTGGTGTGCAGCAATTCCTTTGGGGCGCAGGCCACGGATCGGGCGTCGGGGTTGCTCCATGAGGAACTGCGGCGGCTGGGGTCGGTGATTATCGCCAAGGCCGACGAGCATCAAGTCCCCGCTGGGGGTGCGTTGGCGGTGGATCGGGGTCGCTTCAGCCACGACCTCACCGCAACCCTGGAGCGTCATCCCCTAATTGAACTGCGGCGGGATGAAGTCCACCAAATTCCGACCGATGGGATTGTGGTGCTGACCACTGGCCCCCTCACCACCGAAGCCCTCGCCGCCGACTTGCAGCGGTTTACGGGTCAGGATTACATGAGCTTTTTCGATGCCGCCAGCCCGATTGTGGTGGGCGACAGCATCAACCGCGACGTAGCCTTCATGGCCTCCCGCTACGACCGGGGCGAGGCCGCCTACCTGAACTGCCCCATGAACCGTGAGCAGTACCTCCACTTTTGGACGGAACTCTGCAAGGCGGAACAGGCGGAACTGAAGGACTTTGAGCGCGAAACCGCCAAGTTCTTTGAAGCCTGCCTGCCCATCGAAGAAATGGCCCGCCGAGGGGAAGACACCATGCGCTACGGCCCCCTCAAACCCGTGGGGCTGTTTGATGCGCGGTTCGGAGATTTCAAAGATCCCGATAACAAAGACAAAAAGCCCTACGCCGTGGTGCAACTACGCCAGGAGGATCGCCAGGGCCAGCTTTGGAACATGGTGGGATTTCAAACCAATCTGCGCTGGGGCGAACAGGCGCGGGTGTTTCGGCTGATTCCGGGCCTGGAAAACGCCGAATTTGTCCGCATGGGCGTGATGCACCGCAACACGTTTATCAATTCCCCGGAACTGCTGCACCGCACCCTTCAGTTCAAAACTCGGCCTACCCTGCTGGCGGCGGGGCAACTGGTGGGCACCGAGGGCTATACCGCAGCAACGGCAGGCGGCTGGTTGGCGGGCACCAATGCGGCACGGCTGGCCCTGGGGCTGGAACCCCTAGAGTTACCCGTCACCACCATGATGGGAGCCCTGTTCGACTTCATCAGCACGGCGGAGCCGAAGCACTTTCAGCCGATGCCGCCCAACTTTGGCATTTTGCCCGCCCTGCCCAGCAAAATTCGCAACAAGCGCGAACGCTACGGCCACTATCGAGATCGGGGTTTAGGCGACCTAGACACCTGGGCCGCTCAGCATCGGATGCACCTAGTTGAACGGCCTCTCAGCGCCTAGGCTAGGGGGCGAAGGGATATCTGAGTTTTCGGCATTCTGGGCCTTGATTCAACAGTCTAAGAGACCGATCTCCTAGGGTGTGATGGGTTGATGCTGAACCTGCGGCTTAGGAGTTGAGGGCGACGACTTCTCTGCTCAGTCGATCACCGATCTCGTCTTCAGCCACATCGAGGTCGTAGTCCATTTGTAGCCCTAGCCAAAACCGGGGCGACATCCCAAAATAATGGGCGAGGCGGAGCGCGGTGTCGGCAGTAATGCGCCGATTGCCGTGGACAATTTCGTTGATGCGTCGGGGCGGCACCCTCAGAGCCAGGGCGAGTTGGTTTTGGCTGAGGTTCATGGGTTGAAGAAATTCTTCCAGCAAAATTTCGCCGGGATGAACGGGGCGTAGCCTTTCGTTATCCATGGGTTTACCTCAGTGATAGTCTACAATTTCCACATCAAAGGCTTCGCCAGCCTGCCAGACAAAGCAAATGCGCCACTGATCATTAATCCGAATGCTGTACTGGCCCGACCGATCTCCACTGAGCCGTTCGAGGCGATTAGCAGGCGGAATCCTAAGATCTTGAAGGGTTTCGGCACGATTTAACATTCGCAATTTGCGTAGAGCCACCTGCTGAATTTCGGATGGCACCTTACGAGAACGCCGACGCTCAAAGATAGCTTGGGCTTCTTTATCTTTGAAACTGCGAATCAATGGATAGCAATCCTCACACACATCCTATCAGCCTATAACGATTCGCGTTAAACGCCAATGGATAAAGTGGGCTGGGGCGACCGATTGGACTGGCGGGGCCGATGGCTAGGCGTTAGGCCATTCGGGTAACGCTAGACAGGCGAGGAGCGAGGGTTGGCCGGATCGCAGATTTAACCAACCTGAGGTTTTGGCTGAGGGTCGAGGTGACTTTCCTTGAGATTGCGGCTGCGGTATGGTTTGGAAATAATCGTTTGGCAATCGTGGATTTTTCCGGGGTGGGAGGTCGTCCTTGAGCCTGAATACTCTGAACTACCCAGCGGTGGCAGGAACCGCAGATTGGCATTTGGTGGCGCTCCACGGATGGGGAGCCAATGCGGCGGATTTGGCGGGGTTGGCTCCCTATCTGAAGCTGCCCCACTTTTCCATGACTTTTCCCGACGCGCCCCACGCCCATCCCCAGGTGCCGGGGGGCCGGATGTGGTACGGATTCCCTTGGGGGTACGATTTCCGCCAGCCCCACAATTTTGAGGCCCAGGACGACCTGAAAACCAGTCGGCAGATGCTGAAAGATTGGCTATTGAACCTCGCCAAAACCAGCCAAATTCCTCTGGAGCGCACCATTTTGGCGGGGTTTTCCCAGGGGGGCGCGATGGCCATTGATATTGGGGGCCAATTGCCCTTGGCGGGACAGATTATCCTCAGTGGCTACTGTCACGGGGCGCTGAATCCCCCCATCACGCCGCGCCCGGTGATGATGGTGCACGGCACCTTCGATCCGGTGGTGCCTATCGAAAACGCCTACGAGGCCAAGGACGCCCTAGAGGCGCAGAATCAGCCTGTCGCCTTTCAAGCAGTAGCCATGGGACACGAAATTTTGCCCTCGGTGATTCAGTCCATCACCGCCTTTTGCGAAGATTTACGGCGGGTTGCAGGGGATACCGAACCTTAACCTTTAGGATAAAGAAGTGAACTGTATGGCCCAAGGGGTGGTGAGAGCAGCGGCTTTCCCTTAACCCCGGTGCAATGCAGATAGCGTAAGGGGGAAACTGATCATGCTGAGCGTCCATGTTTCGCAAGAAGCGGTCTCAGAAATGACGCCGGACACCGTGGAAGAACTGGCCCGTCGCCTGGAGGCCGATGCCTACGACAACGCCTTTGAGGGGTTGCAAGACTGGCATTTGCTGCGTGCCCTCGCCTTCCAGCGGCCAGAATTGGTAGAATCCTACGTCTACCTCCTCGATCTTGAACCCTACGACGAATCGTGAGCCTCGCCCTCGTTCCAGACCCGTCTAACGCCCAACCCATCGTGCCCGTGGGGCAACCCCAGCCGGAAGTCGATCTAGAAGCCAATCTAGATCCCGCTGGCCCACGGGTGCTAATCGGCATCACCGGGGGCATCGCCGCCTACAAAGTCTGTTCCGTGATTTCTGAACTGGCTAAGGCGGGCGTTTCTGTGCGGGTAATGCTGACCGACCAGGGGCAGGCGTTTATTCCGGCCCTCACCGTCGCCGCCCTCAGCCGTCATCCTGCCTATACCGACGCGGATTTTTGGTCGAACAGCCAGGGTCGTCCGCTGCACATTGAGCTGGGGGAATGGGCGGATTTGATCGTAATTGCGCCCCTCAGTGCGAACACCCTCGGCAAGCTGGCCCACGGGCTGGCGGATAATTTGCTGACCAATACCGTGCTGGCCTCCACCTGCCCCGTGCTGTTGGCCCCCGCCATGAATACCGATATGTGGCAACAGCGGGCGGTGCAGCGCAACTGGCATTTGGTGCGCCAAGACCAGCGCTTCCATAGCGTGGGGCCAACCAGCGGCATCCTCGCCTGCGACCGCATCGGGGCAGGGCGCATGGCCGAACCGGAGGACATCCTGGCCTATGTCGAATCCCTGATGCACACCCAGGGGCAGC contains:
- a CDS encoding alpha/beta hydrolase, whose translation is MSLNTLNYPAVAGTADWHLVALHGWGANAADLAGLAPYLKLPHFSMTFPDAPHAHPQVPGGRMWYGFPWGYDFRQPHNFEAQDDLKTSRQMLKDWLLNLAKTSQIPLERTILAGFSQGGAMAIDIGGQLPLAGQIILSGYCHGALNPPITPRPVMMVHGTFDPVVPIENAYEAKDALEAQNQPVAFQAVAMGHEILPSVIQSITAFCEDLRRVAGDTEP
- the pyk gene encoding pyruvate kinase produces the protein MDPFSRRTKIVATIGPASSSKATLKRMIEAGMNVARLNFSHGSYEDHARMIALLREVSAEHDTPITLLQDLQGPKIRVGNLPDGAIHLQEGLTVDLVPLAEAENFPGSVGIDYPYLADEAKVGMQVLLDDGLLELEVEDVVPPKITCRIIQGGPLKSRKGVNLPDLNLQLPSLTEKDKQDVEFGVSQGVDIISLSFVRQAADILALKALLAAKGGADIPVLAKIEKPQAMKNLDEILSVVDAIMVARGDLGVEMRAERVPLLQKRIIRECKERNIPVITATQMLESMIHNPRPTRAEASDVANAIIDGTDAVMLSGESAVGDFPVQAVQMLARIARDVEKELAFINTPAFKDDETHALGEALNVIDDTLNLRAIVCFTETGYTAKIAAGERPKAPVVAFTPNDKVYHHMNLIWGVHPLLIDSPPPTFEAMAETAETTLKHRNLAKPGDKLLIMGGIPAKISQGTNFLKIHTVHSD
- a CDS encoding HigA family addiction module antitoxin encodes the protein MDNERLRPVHPGEILLEEFLQPMNLSQNQLALALRVPPRRINEIVHGNRRITADTALRLAHYFGMSPRFWLGLQMDYDLDVAEDEIGDRLSREVVALNS
- the trmFO gene encoding FADH(2)-oxidizing methylenetetrahydrofolate--tRNA-(uracil(54)-C(5))-methyltransferase TrmFO; protein product: MAIEPIHVIGGGLAGTEATWQIAQAGVPVVLHEMRPQRTSPAHHSEEVAELVCSNSFGAQATDRASGLLHEELRRLGSVIIAKADEHQVPAGGALAVDRGRFSHDLTATLERHPLIELRRDEVHQIPTDGIVVLTTGPLTTEALAADLQRFTGQDYMSFFDAASPIVVGDSINRDVAFMASRYDRGEAAYLNCPMNREQYLHFWTELCKAEQAELKDFERETAKFFEACLPIEEMARRGEDTMRYGPLKPVGLFDARFGDFKDPDNKDKKPYAVVQLRQEDRQGQLWNMVGFQTNLRWGEQARVFRLIPGLENAEFVRMGVMHRNTFINSPELLHRTLQFKTRPTLLAAGQLVGTEGYTAATAGGWLAGTNAARLALGLEPLELPVTTMMGALFDFISTAEPKHFQPMPPNFGILPALPSKIRNKRERYGHYRDRGLGDLDTWAAQHRMHLVERPLSA
- a CDS encoding type II toxin-antitoxin system RelE/ParE family toxin — its product is MIRSFKDKEAQAIFERRRSRKVPSEIQQVALRKLRMLNRAETLQDLRIPPANRLERLSGDRSGQYSIRINDQWRICFVWQAGEAFDVEIVDYH
- a CDS encoding DUF2555 domain-containing protein — translated: MLSVHVSQEAVSEMTPDTVEELARRLEADAYDNAFEGLQDWHLLRALAFQRPELVESYVYLLDLEPYDES